The DNA segment TATCAAAAGCTGCCCAAGGTAAGTATTTTTTACATAGCATTTTTTAAGAATATCATGTATGCTTTACTATCCCATAGTTGAGAGGCATAAGATAATCCGATCCTAACTAACTATATGTATTAAAGGACTGCATAAACTTCACATTATCCCAAAATATGTTCCTCTTCCATTTATCTGAAGCATTTGTACCTAACCATTAGAAATTGTTCCTAAGTAGGACACCCTCAAGCTATCCAAAATCCCCAAATAAACGTTACATAAAAAAGTGTCCACCTTATAATGCAAGAACCAGTGCCATTCAACTTACAACAATTAAGCTGTAGTTATTTGCCATGTTTATATTTAAAAGTTTGTATCTTGTTCAACTccacttttttatctttttgatGTATCGGTAGCTTTcattttgcttttcttttttgtttagtAAGACATAGTTTGCGcttttattttagttcttttGTGTAGTATAGTCCTGTTTGGAGAAACTTCTCCATAATCACCTctatgagaaaaaaataagaaggaaAAATGATATTAGCTTctcaaaaagttaaaattaacttacCCGAGTTAAAGCATAAGATTTTGAAGGAACTATGTTAAATATATTCTACAAATTAACTcatacataaactaattttaatttatggaaTTCTAATTTGATTTTTCCTTCTTATTTTTCTGTCCTAAAAATCTTTATATTGAAGATTTTCCAAGCAAACCCAATATCTTAGTTATTTGCAGAGCAACACTTAAGTTACTTTATTCTGTCATCATTGCTCTGTCAAACGTTGGGTTCTAAGAATTCTCCCTTCCTttctaacaattatatttaaggtagtgagtttgaaatattttgtattatgaTACTGTTGCATCTTTGGATTTCCATAACCAATAGCTGGAACCATCGACGTTAGTGCAGCTACCTTtctatttttatgattatttaatAACGAAAGAATTAACCTGCAAAGTTCATTCTTTGAACATGAGCAAGTGGTAgagaatataataaaatattattatttacatattattatCTCAGAGACTTTGACAtaatgtatataatttaatctgATTATATAATAACAGTACAAATGATAATACTACGCTACTGTGAGTATAAACAGTATTTATTATTGAACATACATTCCTAATATGATTATGAGATTATTCAGTAGTATAGCAAGAGAATGCTCTTCTCTATGTAatctgtattttgaattttctttagTTGTGTTTTTTCTTAAGTTATAATTGCCATTTCAGACAGTTATAACTGACTCCTTCTTAGCTGGGTCTTGATGGTTGATTGTATAAATAGGTTATAACCCAGTGACTCGGTGACTTTTTTACTTCTCATCAAAGACCAACACAAgttcattttctattttctgTGTTATGgggatttaaattttaaatttcatttggTGTCTTTATTGTCTGGATAAAGATTTAGGGTGTGACTTTTTGATCTGAAGTATACTCAACATAGAAGAATTAAAGGATTACCCAGATGGTGAGGCATTGCAATTTCGGATGTCCATAGAATTAGaatatttattatgaatttaGTGTTATTAACTCCTTCCTTGAGTCTCCTTCAATCTTCTAAACTCTTTTTCCATTTTAACATGACACATTTATCAATAGATTACAGTTCTTTTGTATTATGGGGGTATAAATGTACTGATCTGTGTAAAttctaagataaaaaaaaaaaaagagcaagGAGGATAAGAATCCCCCTTTCGTAGGAACTTAAGGTGGGTGGGGGTACACTGCATATAGATGTAGAATAATTTTGGCAATATCATTAATTTTCGATAATAATTTCATACAGGATGTTCTCGAGCAATATGCTCAAGAAGACAAGAATGACACCATCCATAAGACTGCCAGTGATAATAAACAAAGAGGTGATTCTACTGACACCATCCATAAGACTGCCAGTGATAATAAACAAAGAGGTGATTCTACTGACACCATTGATAAGACTGCCAGTGATGATAAACAAAGAGGTGGTTCTACTGACACCATTGATAGGACTGCCAGTGATGATAAACAAAGAGGTGGTTCTGCTGACAGCATTGATAAGACTGCCAGTGATGATAAACAAAGAGGTTGTTCTACTGTCATTGATAAGACTACCCACATCCCATGATACCTTCTTGTATCCCATTTCCTTCCTTTTTTATGCTTctaattttaaatgattttcaggTCCTAAGGTGCCACCTAATGATGTTCTGCAATCACCTCCGACCTCAAATGTACGCATATATTACTGTAATTAGTTGAAACTTTTGTTTAACACATGAACCAACTAATGGAACTAGATAGTCCACTTCATAATATTGATCCAGACCCCAAGTATACTAATAGTCTAAACCAGTGGAAATCTAGTATCTAGTGTGACTGTTACGATTCTGATCCAATAACATTAATAGCATACTGGAATCTAACATAATATAGACAAAGTCATGCTTTCTAACACTTTTTCAACCAGTAAAACCAGAAGCAGAAAACATAGTCAGGGTCTTGCAGCAGTTATGGGAAAAATATTGCAAAAGGGAAAATCTGAGATGAGAAAGACATGATAGTATACAAGACAGAGTTCCAGAGTAGGGGGAACACTACTCTGCTCAATGAAAGGGAGGAAAGGTCGTGAGGGAAAGTGTAGTGCTTTGCTCGCACCATGTTGAAACTATATCTTCCAATGATTATTAATTGATCAGAATGGTTCAATGCTAATAATAATATAGGTCATTCACCAATATAGTACAACCAGTACAAGCTTAGCACAATAGCACTCACAGGCTTAGTGTTACTCCCTTTGAACACAAATATAAGCAAAAATAAAGGTCATGTGGTGAGCTTAATATAAGTAAATTTCAACTACCTCAATCCTATTTGATGCTACTTTTTCAAAAATACCCCGAGTTATAAACCTAAGCACTATTCCCAATAAATATTACTAAGGGTCAGTTGAAAAGGgtcatttagaaaaaaatacttatttattgtataaatacAACAATACTAAATGAACTTAACTATTATTCTTAATTAGTGTGAAAGTAATTGATTTTGCTTATGTTTGAGTCCAGAGGTAGTATACATAGTATAACATTAAGTTATATAACTTGGACACAACATTATTCTCCAGCAAAGCTCTTCGtaagttattttatatattgtcaTTCATATAAGGACTTGAACTGATTAAATTCTGCAACAGAATCCTAGCAGTGGTCATATTGAAGAGGCCACCCACCCAAAAACAAGCTCTACCAATGAAGACAGAAATTCGTGTGAGCTCACATTTGGTAGTTATTGCCTATGGCAACAAGAACATAGACAAGAAATGAAAGAGTCTCTGATTAAGAAATTGAAAGACCAACTATTTGTGTCTAGAGCTTATTATCCTAGCATTGCAAAACTCCCAGCGAAAGATAAATTGTCTCGCCAACTGAAACAGAATATACAAGAGATGGAGCACATGCTTAGTGAATCTACCACAGATGCTGATCTTCCACCTGTGTAAGCTTATATACATAATTTTCCTTTGTCCAAAAGTTTGCTTGTCTGAGTTGCATTCTGTTTGAACTGTAATTGGAATTTCCTAGTTGAAATTAGGGTAAATCTCACCCTCAATCAAgtattcttataaaaaataattaatttatgttttgatATCTGCTTACAGATCAGGCTTTCGGTAGTTTTTTTAATCCAGATTTTCACATTTCCAGACAGTCCTTAAAGTAGTTCCAACATATTAAATACTCATTTTCGCACCATTCATGGTTCCCTAGATAATCATTGGTCTAATATATTATTCCCCAAAGCATAGCcttatctttctttcttgtctCACTTCATTTTTTCTTTGAGTTTACTATGTTGTTTTACCTCAAACCAAAAGCTATTGCTGTCATTCTTACCTTTCAGGATTGTCACGAATCAACTCCCTTAAAAGCTCAAGGTTTTAGGTGTAGACACTTGATTGGTTTTATTATCTCTTAGCACACCCTCATACAAAAGCCTTTGGGCTTGAAGCAAACAGTGCAGTTGCTAATTTTTATCATGTGCTGATTCAACTATATTCAGAAGAATTCGGGGgaagaaaaaattaaactagTTACCACTCGGTGAATGAAATTTTCATGAACTAACTTCCAAAATAAAAGCTCTTGGGTTTAAGCATATAACATCTTATTACCAAGACTGACTATACCAGTACCTCTTTTTTTCCACTTTTAAAATGCTATAAATGTACGAGAAATTTTACATTGTAGTAATATTATTTACAGGGCTGAGAGTTATTCAAAGAAGATGGAAAATACATTAACCAGAATAAAATCAGTCCCTGTGGACTGCAACAATGTGGACAAGAAATTGAGACAAATATTTGATTTAACCGAGGATGAAGCCAACTTCCACATGAAGCAGAGTGCATTCTTGTATAAACTTAATGTGCAGACGATGCCGAAGAGTCTTCACTGCCTGTCACTGAAACTAACTGTAGAATATTTCAAATCCCCACAAGACGAAGAAAAGGCTAATATAGAAAAGTTTATTGATTCTTCCTTGCAGCACTATGTTATTTTCTCCAATAATGTGCTTGCAGCTTCAGTAGTTATCAACTCCACTGTATTTCATGCAAAAGTACGTTATACTTCTAGTCTGTATTTGATAAAGGTTGAATATTAGCGACTatagtaataattttaattgtgGCTGCACATTGTTTCAGGAAAGTTTGAATCAGGTTTTTCATGTGTTGACTGATAGAGAAAACTATTACGCAATGAAGCTCTGGTTCTTGAGGAACCAGTATAAGGAAGCTGCTGTTCAAGTGCTGAATGTTGAGCTGGACAGCCAAATGGAAAATCCATTGCATCTATCCTTGCCTGAGGAGTTCCGTGTTTCATTTCGTGGTTATGATAATCCGTCCATGAACCAGATTAGAACGGAATACCTTTCAATTTTTTCTGATTCACACTATTTACTTCCTGATTTATTCAGCaatttgaagaaagttgtggTTCTGGATGATGATGTTGTTATCCAACAAGACTTGTCTGCCTTGTGGAACATAGACTTGGGAGATAAAGTTAATGGTGCAGTGGAGTTCTGCTCAGTAAAGCTGGGTCAACTGAAAAGTTTTCTGGGCGAGAAAGGTTTCAGCCCCAATTCCTGTACGTGGATGTCAGGGTTGAACATAATTGACCTGGGGAGGTGGAGAGAACTTGGTCTTACTCAAACTTACAAAAAGTTGATACAAGAGGTAAGTAAATAAGTTCTCTACAATTGCAATACATCTGTTCAGAAAACACTATCGTTGAAAATAACAGTATTGAGATACTCTCGTTGAATATAGTAGGCAATAGGAGTGCCAAATTTGGGGCCAAGCTTCATGGATTCGCCCATATAAACCAATAAAACGTGTCGTTTGGGCTAAGTTATAAACTTCTTTCGGCCTGACTTATTGCAGCTAGCCCAAATTCGAACATGCCCCCACCCACACTATCGATCACTTGGGCCTATTAAGTTTTGATTAGTCTCCTACATAGGAGAGCCTTTTGATGGTTTATGACTAAAGGAAAAATGTTagatgaaattaattttaagaaaGTTTATGTTGTGCACATTTTCTAATCTTCTATTTCTCTGTGTAGTTGACCATGCAAGAAGGATCTGTTGAAGGTATTGCATGGCGGGCAAGCTTGCTCGcctttgagaataaaatatatCCACTGAATGATTGGGTTGTGTCTGGACTGGGTCATGATTATACCATTGAGTCTCAGTCCATTAAGACAGCTCCAGTGCTACACTATAATGGGAAAATGAAACCTTGGCTTGATCTGGGAATTCCACAGTATAAAAGCTATTGGAAGAAGTTTTTGAACAAAGAGGATCAGCTTTTAAGTGAATGCAATGTAAATTCATAATAAGTTATGGTTCCTATGTAAGCTTGCATGTTTTGGAAATTGTAGGGTGCTCTTAAGAAACAAGAGGATGCCTGTGCTTTGGGTGCTCAATTTTGTGATCTAGTTTTCAAAGGGGCTTTGTGGAAAAGAAGCAATGGTGGTGATGAGCTTAACACaccaattataaaattaatcagTCAATAAGAAACCTGGAAACTTCCCTGCATTTCTGGCAAAAGGATCAAGAAGTCTGAGTAGCCTCACTGTTTTCGAGATAGCTAATTGGTGTTGAGGTTTTCCCCCATCGTGCTGGTGGGCACTATGAAGATTTATACATGAGCAAGGCAGTGGTCCATGAAAAATAACTCAAAATATAAAGACAGTACAATtgtttgtttcaagattttATTATTCTACATGATGTAAATTATTCGTCGCTGTGAAACAGGTAGAGCTATTCGTTCTAGTTCTTTGCTTCATAATTTGCCCCAAGTTTTTTCTATTTGATGACAAGAATGTTGTCCAAACAGCtctatataaaagaaaaagtaacaATTTTGTCCTCTAGCAGTACTTTTAACAGTAACTACTCTTCTTTGCAATTCATTATTGTTTACTGCATCAGTGAAACATGCTTTTCGTGGGCTGTTGTATCCAAGGTCGAGAAGTGTGGTACAATGCACTGAATATACGCTGAGACAATGAGATTGATTGGGATTGTCTATAGTTTCCGCCAAAACTGTAGACAACCTCCGTAAAATATGCTTGGTTATGACTTTCTTACCGgctaaattttataaatgtgTTTTCCAAAGTTAAAAGGAGTGGTTTATATAGGAGTGATTTTGTTTATAacgaattattttaaaaaaattccaatGGAGATACTCTTATCCAAAAGGAacatattttaagtttaatctGATACAAATTTTTGAATTGTGTTACTGATAAGAACACCTGGTGCAGTTTGTTTTGAAATGTAGAAGACATGATCCTAGGCAAATTACTAGAGCAGTCTCTCGTAACTGATCATGATGGGTTGAAACATAGGAAGAGCGCAAGGCAGGTTGGTGGTCAAACCAACCTCTATTTAAAGGTTAATGCGGTTTGCAATATATTCGCAGAGCATTTGTTAGAGAGGAAGAACCGTTGGATGGCGCTGAGGGGATAATAAGGTTAGGTATGGATTCGAGATTAGTGTATGCattagtttaaattattttagatttctAACTTTTTACCACTTTCTTGAATACTACCTCGAAAACAGTTTCTTACGCAGGAAGTCCCAATGTTTTTTGATTAATTGTTGTCAGGCTCAAACTTCAAATTTAATGGAGTCTTTCGTCTTTTACTTCGATCTTACCCTCTTCGTAATTgaagaaaattaataaataaataatttagctGAATTCACATCATACTAGAAAAAAACAACTCGATGTAATTGAACTTCCTCATTCGCTTTCAATTGTATGAAGTAATATTTGAGAAACCCAAATGGATTAATAACACATCAaactttagataaaatttacaCGAATATAAAAGTTCACCGCTAGTTTTCAGGACGTGGTTTAGTAAATTTTAATGcacaaaatatatcattttgaaGATTGCAATGTTTCCCCGAGAAATAATGGAAGTACCATGTTACTTTAGAATGTGCAGCTTTTGATTTTCCTTTTTCCTGAAACAAAAGATTGTGctataaataagaaagaaaagcaCAAGGTGTTCACAAAAAAGACCGTTGAATGTTCCTAACAGAAGTAATGAATGTGGATTCCTCAACAGTGAATTTGTTTTTTATGGTATAGATCTCTTTTAACAGGGCTccttgaaaaaagaaaaatgaaagtaTCCAAATTTAGAATATGCTTTTCCTTCGTGCTATATCACGCGGTCGAAAAGCCATTCAAGTCACTGCTACAAACCAAACTGAACAACCAACAATGGCAGATCAATTTGAGGTAACAAAATTTTACATTAGTGGTAAACTGCAGGTAACACTTGAAACCAACTCTATCCATATAGTGAGAAAATCAGCAACTAACAACCAACCCACTCATTGGGGGTAGCCATTAAAATCAGAATATAATAGTAACATCCTTAGAAGTTCTCTTAATAAAATATACTATTAGAAAAACTCTCAAGTGCTCCCCGAGCAAGAGAACTTTCTTGCTTCATGTGGGGTACCCCTTCAACCATTTGGTCTCACTCTTTCctattttaattatatcttCTTTTTTATGTTAATGCTGAAGCAGTACACAGTAGGCAAGAAAAATCACATGCTTTGGGATCACCTAACAATCTCTCGCTAAATTAACAAGGGAGAGTGATGGATGCTACATAGGATTAGAATGAGGCCAACAACAGAAAAAAAAGGCTAATTGTGATGGGTAATGGCAGTGCCACCATGGAAGGGAGGTCTCCAAGCTGAAGCAGTGAGCAAGCAAAGGTCCTTCCAACCAAGTTTAAGGATGCCATTGTCCTCCACCAAGGTATAACCCTCCGATGGGAACATACCAAGTAGTAGACTTGCTTGAGTGGCAGCATTACCAGCTAGAGATATACCTCTAAATCCACACTGCTGAAACTTCTCCCTCCAGTTGTGAAATTTTGGCTCCCCAGTTCTCGATGGCCCCCCAACAGCTAGCACATTGCGAATCTCCCTAGACAATAGCTGCTGCTCCACCACATGCCTCTCCTCACTCTCCTCCCCATAGCTAGACCCGAGAGAGTCAAACAACGCCGAGTAGTAGTGTATGGCTTCGACAAACCTCCCCAAGAATGAACCAGTGTTGCTTAGGTCCTGCTCTACCACTGTCACCACTTTAGGTGCTAGCCTGCATAACACAGGTCCATGCAAGAAATGCAGCATCGCAAATTAGAATAATAGTCCACGCAACGTCTGTAAAGTATCTTTACACAGTTATTCAATTCCCACTTACTATATCCAGTAACTCTTACAATAACTACTTAAAGCTATAACTTTTTCTTGATCTTTCCACTAACTAGCCTTCAAACTCCAGAAATTATACAGTGACAAtgtaagtaataataaatacacCACACCCATCACCTTTCTTTCAAAACTTACATATTATATACACTCCACAGTTCtcttgttattttttttgtttctcccCCATTAAGATATGTGCAACAGAGAGTAATTCAAAACGAGACATAATCATTGTTCCCGATCTTCCTTAGAAAAGAAAAGGGCAGAGACATAAAGTGAGTACTAGAGCCTATAAAGGTAAAAAAGGGATTTTTAGGGACTTCTTTCATGAAAAGTACTATGACTATTTCCCTATGTACTAACCCCACTCGGCTTATTTCAACTCCCTCTGGATCATGCAAATTACGCAAGGAGTAATATAAACCCATGCAATGCGtagaatgaatgaatgaatggaCTAAAACCCTTCACCTACCTCTGCAAGAGCCACAAGGTGTTGGTGTCTGAGCCGGTGACATCATAGAGGGAATGTTGCAACCAGTGAACTGCAACAGCTTCGGTTTTGCTAACATTGAGCCTCTCAGGGTCAAGGTTCCCAACTTTCTCGGCCACTGGGAAGAACTCAAAGGGGAGGCAAAGTTTGTTTGCAAAATCAGATAAACGTTTACCCGTTGCTTCGAGTGCTTCCATGGAAGTACCAAGCCCCGTGAGCCTCACATAAGGGGCTCCACCTGGTCTTGAAGCTAGAATGTAGAACAAACCCGGCCACTGCAACCCTTGCATTATATCCAGATCTATGATGTGCACCCTTTCTTCCCTTTCAAAAGCTTCTTGGATAGCTTGGTTTGCTGTGAAGTGTGAGAACTTCACGAAAGGACTGATACCATTGAACACTTGGAAAGCCGATGCCACCTTGTGACTTTGATGGGTGTGTGGCAAAGTGGCATATATTCCCAGACATGAACTCACCAACCTTGCTGAAATGGCTTCCGAGAAATAAGCGGCCACACGCTGGGCTGATGTGCCAAACGGTGTTGATAATTGGGAAATCTCTAGCAACATCTTGTTGGCGTCTTCTAGATTCTCAGCAGAAACTGCTTCAGCGCACTGAAGCAGCAAGGTGAGGAGATGCAGTCCCTCCTCGTCCTTCTTCTTCTGTTCCCGCaactcttctttcttctttcttgtgAGTGCCACCTCAGCAGCACTGTTGGTTGCGGCTAGATCTTCCTCTTGAGGGTGAGGCTGCTTCTCTTGTGGCGGTGAATAATGGGGTGGTGGTGGCGGTGAAGGCAAAGTAACCAAAGAAACTGAAGGGTTActgttggtgttggtgttg comes from the Phaseolus vulgaris cultivar G19833 chromosome 8, P. vulgaris v2.0, whole genome shotgun sequence genome and includes:
- the LOC137823868 gene encoding probable galacturonosyltransferase 7, which produces MKSGGLGAVPSYGVPAKRRWRGLVIAVLGLVILSMLVPLVFLLGLHNGFHSSGYVYEQKNSPSNQKSLESYDRHDVGHNESEGEQSSHVKELIIKFEPTLKKDVLEQYAQEDKNDTIHKTASDNKQRGDSTDTIHKTASDNKQRGDSTDTIDKTASDDKQRGGSTDTIDRTASDDKQRGGSADSIDKTASDDKQRGPKVPPNDVLQSPPTSNNPSSGHIEEATHPKTSSTNEDRNSCELTFGSYCLWQQEHRQEMKESLIKKLKDQLFVSRAYYPSIAKLPAKDKLSRQLKQNIQEMEHMLSESTTDADLPPVAESYSKKMENTLTRIKSVPVDCNNVDKKLRQIFDLTEDEANFHMKQSAFLYKLNVQTMPKSLHCLSLKLTVEYFKSPQDEEKANIEKFIDSSLQHYVIFSNNVLAASVVINSTVFHAKESLNQVFHVLTDRENYYAMKLWFLRNQYKEAAVQVLNVELDSQMENPLHLSLPEEFRVSFRGYDNPSMNQIRTEYLSIFSDSHYLLPDLFSNLKKVVVLDDDVVIQQDLSALWNIDLGDKVNGAVEFCSVKLGQLKSFLGEKGFSPNSCTWMSGLNIIDLGRWRELGLTQTYKKLIQELTMQEGSVEGIAWRASLLAFENKIYPLNDWVVSGLGHDYTIESQSIKTAPVLHYNGKMKPWLDLGIPQYKSYWKKFLNKEDQLLSECNVNS
- the LOC137825628 gene encoding protein SCARECROW; its protein translation is MAACALFSGGTNITEDGNVNNGSGSATSPLTSASNSSNMSNEEQQNLHGNMPQPHCDRKMVRKRMASEMDQVNVHVTPPHNASSTTDYPRFPRRSTANMNMSSLEKGSTTTATLAAGTCSNSNNNNNNNNNNNNYHFNNSNHNSNSGSISSRDNVAIPNYPTVTVTTNYSTMLLPSSTTINSSGVAPNYSAHQHHHFQGLVESQSQDQQNPVPAVCGFSGLPLFPSQSQRNRDNNTATTNVRSSGGNIVDVVASSSPSMDDTSAATSGWIDGILKDLIHSSNSVSIPQLISNVREIIYPCNPNLATILEYRLRLLTESTPQNKRGTEGVPLPPSVSSVKLMNNRVDGIVPNLHFTDASGAAVVVNQHMLSNWGVPPITHHHDNNGNNNTNTNSNPSVSLVTLPSPPPPPHYSPPQEKQPHPQEEDLAATNSAAEVALTRKKKEELREQKKKDEEGLHLLTLLLQCAEAVSAENLEDANKMLLEISQLSTPFGTSAQRVAAYFSEAISARLVSSCLGIYATLPHTHQSHKVASAFQVFNGISPFVKFSHFTANQAIQEAFEREERVHIIDLDIMQGLQWPGLFYILASRPGGAPYVRLTGLGTSMEALEATGKRLSDFANKLCLPFEFFPVAEKVGNLDPERLNVSKTEAVAVHWLQHSLYDVTGSDTNTLWLLQRLAPKVVTVVEQDLSNTGSFLGRFVEAIHYYSALFDSLGSSYGEESEERHVVEQQLLSREIRNVLAVGGPSRTGEPKFHNWREKFQQCGFRGISLAGNAATQASLLLGMFPSEGYTLVEDNGILKLGWKDLCLLTASAWRPPFHGGTAITHHN